A single window of Aquarana catesbeiana isolate 2022-GZ linkage group LG10, ASM4218655v1, whole genome shotgun sequence DNA harbors:
- the BTG4 gene encoding protein BTG4 — MKEEIAATVVFITMLVKKHRKLSKQKIEKFAAKLTTILFARYKSHWYVENPTKGQAFRCIRINQCQSIDSVLAQACAESNVDYDNLGLPKEMTIWVDPFEVCCRYGEKNNPFTIASFVGKSDFNVSKRISTAVEKATSDYHSGSSSDEETTIKEPKTIPTVSNPNSIYQCADYHQSLQPWSQFPRRKNYQNDGYHQQSTSSYFPQSYPPQNKHYKHPRQSAVFSGPRIDRYHWVNKMLTQRKSL; from the exons ATGAAAGAAGAAATTGCTGCCACAGTAGTCTTTATCACAATGCTTGTGAAGAAGCACAGGAAGCTGAGCAAGCAGAAAATTGAAAAATTTGCAgctaaactgaccaccatactatttGCAAGATATAAATCTCATTGGTATGTAGAAAATCCCACCAAAGGACAAGCTTTTCG aTGCATAAGAATAAACCAGTGTCAGAGTATTGACTCTGTTTTGGCACAAGCATGTGCAGAAAGCAATGTAGATTATGACAATCTTGGCCTGCCAAAGGAAATGACTATCTGGGTGGATCCATTTGAGGTTTGCTGCCG GTATGGAGAGAAAAACAACCCTTTTACAATTGCCAGCTTTGTGGGAAAAAGTGACTTCAATGTGTCTAAACGGATTAGCACAGCTGTTGAGAAAGCCACTTCAGATTACCATTCTGGTTCATCTTCTGATGAGGAGACCACTATTAAAGAGCCAAAGACTATTCCTACAGTAAGCAATCCCAACAGCATCTACCAG TGTGCAGACTACCATCAATCTCTGCAGCCTTGGTCCCAGTTTCCTCGTAGAAAGAACTACCAAAATGATGGGTACCATCAGCAATCTACATCCTCCTATTTTCCACAAAGCTATCCTCCACAAAACAAACACTACAAGCACCCCAGGCAGTCTGCTGTATTCTCAGGTCCTCGCATTGACCGTTACCACTGGGTAAACAAGATGCTGACACAAagaaaatcactttaa